The segment GACATGATTAATAAGTGGGTGCGAAGTCTATCGCTGGTCTTGGGTCTTGGGTCTTTTAGGATTGTTTCTTTTTTTTGAGGCATTATAGAAGGAGGCCTTCTTGTTTAATATGATAAAGAAAATCTGAATCCATTTCCTCAAGCTGATGATAATGCCTCTGACTGACCACTTTAGGAGAAATATAAACCCGATGTTTTAATAATAAATCACAGGCAAGTTCTATTATCCTGTCAGAAAGGTGATAATCCTCGTGACGGGTAACAATTAAAACATCCATATCTGATTCAGCGGTTGCTTCCCCCCGGACACGCGAGCCGAAAAGACGAATTTCTACAATCTCATTTGGAAAGGTTTTCAGGAGAATATCCTTGAAATCTTTTAAAAGGATTCGATCTTTTTCTGAAAGCGCCGATTTTAAAATGGTCATTCTCTAATCCCTTTCCTAAGAAACAAATATACTGAATAGTTCCATAACTTATAACACTTTTTCAAAAGTTTAGCAAAAGTGGAAAAGAGCAATTATTTCAAAGAGTTTAAAAGAGAAACAAATTTTTGGAGGGCGAGGGGGCGGTCATAGAGCGTTTCAAAAGCTTTCCGGTTATTTTCACCCAGTTTTAGTTCCCATTTCGGGCAAATGTTCCATCAGAGCAAGATATTTGACCAATTGCGGAGAGTCGTCTTCTGAAACCACATAGCCTCCCCTGGCGTTTTGAATCATCTCCCCGACTTCACGACAACACTTCCATCCCTTCTAAAAGAGAGACCAGGGGAACATCTGCGGCACTTAAGGAAAATTTTAAAGCTTCACGCGGTATTATAAAGGAAAGATGTGTGACTTTTTTATAAAAAGATTTTATATCCTACATTTAATAATTCAGCCAAACGTTTGGCCATTTTCTTGCCAATAGGTCGTTTTCCATTCTCCATTTCTGAAAGATGGTTTTGAGAAATTGCGAGCTTTTCTCCAAGTTCACTTTGCGTAAAGCCTTCTTTAATTCGAGCTCCTCGCAAAGCCACACCAGGTTCCGTGTACTTTTCTGTTAAATCATGAACACTTTCTCTCCACGGTAAAAGATTATCTTCTCTAATTTCAAAGTCTTGAAGTAGTTTTACTACACCTTGAGCCCGGTCCTTAGGAACCAAAAACAAGCGGGTCTTCCTTTCTCCAATCTGGATTTTAATTTCTCCCTTCTTTTTATTAATAGGGAGCGTTTTCATGGGTGCCGACATAATATACCTCTAACATTCTTATTTTTTTATCTTTAATTTCCCAGCAGGCTACATAGGTAGGCCTGCCTGAGGT is part of the Nitrospirota bacterium genome and harbors:
- a CDS encoding helix-turn-helix transcriptional regulator, producing the protein MKTLPINKKKGEIKIQIGERKTRLFLVPKDRAQGVVKLLQDFEIREDNLLPWRESVHDLTEKYTEPGVALRGARIKEGFTQSELGEKLAISQNHLSEMENGKRPIGKKMAKRLAELLNVGYKIFL
- a CDS encoding nucleotidyltransferase domain-containing protein; translated protein: MTILKSALSEKDRILLKDFKDILLKTFPNEIVEIRLFGSRVRGEATAESDMDVLIVTRHEDYHLSDRIIELACDLLLKHRVYISPKVVSQRHYHQLEEMDSDFLYHIKQEGLLL